A genomic segment from Vagococcus zengguangii encodes:
- a CDS encoding competence/damage-inducible protein A has protein sequence MRAEIIAVGTELLMGQVVNTNATFLSDQLTGLGYGVYYQTVVGDNVGRLRECLALASQRSELIVLTGGLGPTEDDLTRETLADFLGVDLEIDEVGLTKIERHFTLQKRVVTENNRKQALSLVGSHTLQNPTGLAVGDFYQQAGQPAYLLLPGPPSEMKPMFLEAAVPLLKEYLPQSTSLYSRVVRFFGIGESQLVTLLSNEITQQTNPTIAPYAAPNEVRLRLTVQASDEAQANQLLDTLEARIMAVAGNYFYGYGEDNSLVQETVKALREAHATVAVAESLTAGLVQSSLGKLSGVSEVFVGGFVTYSNEMKEQLLGVKAATLAEHGAVSRECAIEMASNTRRLTGADYALSLTGVAGPNEVEGQPVGTTWLALAKPDGSIMSEAFRFTRHREYIQHSAMMNALNMLRLELLNKK, from the coding sequence ATGCGAGCGGAGATTATTGCAGTAGGAACAGAGTTGTTGATGGGACAGGTAGTCAATACGAATGCCACGTTTTTATCAGATCAATTAACCGGTTTAGGCTATGGTGTGTATTATCAAACGGTAGTTGGTGATAATGTTGGACGTTTACGCGAGTGCTTAGCGTTAGCGAGTCAGCGAAGTGAGTTGATTGTTTTAACTGGTGGCTTAGGGCCAACCGAAGACGATTTGACGCGTGAAACATTAGCGGATTTCTTAGGGGTTGACTTAGAGATTGACGAAGTAGGTCTAACCAAGATTGAACGTCATTTTACGTTGCAAAAACGCGTCGTAACGGAGAATAACCGCAAACAGGCGTTATCGCTAGTCGGTAGTCATACGCTACAAAATCCGACTGGTTTAGCGGTCGGTGATTTTTATCAACAAGCTGGACAGCCGGCGTATTTATTGTTGCCTGGTCCACCAAGTGAAATGAAACCGATGTTTTTAGAGGCAGCAGTGCCATTATTAAAAGAATATTTACCGCAATCAACGAGTCTGTATTCGCGGGTTGTGCGTTTCTTTGGAATTGGTGAATCGCAACTCGTGACCTTGTTATCGAATGAAATTACGCAACAAACGAATCCAACAATTGCCCCGTATGCAGCGCCAAATGAAGTGCGTTTACGTTTGACGGTGCAAGCATCTGACGAAGCGCAAGCTAATCAATTGTTAGATACACTTGAAGCGCGTATTATGGCAGTAGCAGGCAATTATTTTTACGGTTATGGTGAAGATAACAGCTTAGTGCAAGAAACAGTTAAAGCCTTGCGTGAGGCGCATGCAACGGTTGCAGTAGCTGAAAGTTTAACAGCCGGTCTTGTTCAAAGTTCGCTAGGTAAATTATCGGGTGTTTCTGAGGTGTTTGTCGGAGGATTTGTGACGTATTCAAATGAGATGAAAGAGCAGTTATTAGGGGTTAAGGCCGCAACCTTGGCTGAGCATGGGGCAGTGAGTCGCGAGTGTGCAATTGAGATGGCTAGTAACACGCGTCGTTTGACAGGCGCGGACTATGCCTTATCGTTAACGGGTGTCGCAGGTCCTAATGAAGTTGAAGGTCAGCCAGTTGGGACGACTTGGCTTGCGCTAGCTAAACCTGATGGCAGCATTATGAGCGAAGCCTTTCGTTTCACGCGTCATCGTGAATATATTCAACATAGCGCGATGATGAATGCGTTAAATATGTTGCGTTTGGAATTATTGAATAAAAAATAA
- a CDS encoding 2-dehydropantoate 2-reductase: MKIVIAGAGAMGSRFGLMLHRAGNEVILVDGWADHVNAINENGLKANLNGEEVVASLPAFHKDYLEKEFAADLVIVFTKAMQLEGMMQSIKELLYDETKVLCLLNGIGHEEVIEKYVPLNNILLGNTMWTAGMVGPGEVKLFGNGSVDLQNLAPGQEEIAKEVATVLTEAGLNAKYSENILYSIYKKACVNGTMNGLCTILDVNMAGFGETKEADAIVEAIVAEFASVAKVEGVELNVPEVLAQIKGCYNRETIGEHFPSMHQDLITNNRLTEIDYINGAVARKGLKYDIATPYCTFLTQLVHVKEQILGAK, from the coding sequence ATGAAGATTGTTATCGCAGGAGCTGGCGCAATGGGTAGTCGTTTTGGCTTAATGTTACATCGTGCCGGAAATGAAGTTATTTTAGTGGATGGATGGGCGGACCATGTGAACGCTATTAACGAAAACGGCTTGAAAGCTAACCTTAATGGTGAAGAAGTTGTAGCGAGCTTACCTGCTTTTCATAAAGATTATTTAGAAAAAGAATTCGCTGCTGATTTAGTGATTGTTTTCACTAAGGCGATGCAATTAGAAGGTATGATGCAATCAATTAAAGAATTGCTATATGATGAAACAAAAGTATTATGTCTATTAAATGGTATCGGCCATGAAGAAGTCATAGAAAAATATGTACCGTTAAACAATATTTTATTAGGAAATACCATGTGGACAGCTGGAATGGTGGGTCCTGGTGAAGTGAAATTATTTGGTAACGGAAGTGTTGATTTACAAAACTTAGCACCAGGTCAAGAAGAAATTGCCAAAGAAGTCGCAACAGTCTTGACTGAAGCGGGGTTAAACGCTAAATACTCAGAAAATATTCTTTATTCAATTTATAAAAAAGCGTGTGTTAACGGTACAATGAATGGTCTATGTACAATCTTAGATGTTAACATGGCTGGATTTGGTGAAACAAAAGAAGCAGATGCAATTGTTGAAGCAATTGTTGCAGAATTTGCTTCTGTTGCTAAAGTTGAAGGGGTAGAATTAAACGTTCCGGAAGTGTTAGCACAAATCAAAGGCTGTTATAACCGCGAAACAATCGGTGAACACTTCCCTTCAATGCATCAAGATTTAATTACTAACAATCGTTTAACAGAAATTGATTACATCAATGGTGCAGTAGCTCGTAAAGGTCTAAAATATGACATTGCAACGCCATATTGCACATTCTTAACACAACTTGTTCACGTAAAAGAACAAATATTAGGAGCTAAATAA
- the purR gene encoding pur operon repressor, which yields MKVRRSERLIDMTYYLMEHPHTLVTLTSFSKKYGAAKSSISEDLTIVKRTFSERGIGILETLPGAAGGVRFIPKMSEEQALVIVEELCAQLSESNRLLPGGYVYLSDMLGTPDILRKVGLMIASKFYDKKVDAVMTVATKGVPIAQAVAYNLNVPFVIVRRDSKITEGSTVSVNYVSGSSERIEKMELSKRSLKRGARVLIVDDFMKGGGTVNGMKGLIEEFEAELAGTAVFAETRHSGPRVVEDYISLLSVDRVNTAERTISVTPGTYFDNKD from the coding sequence ATGAAAGTTCGTAGAAGTGAACGATTAATTGACATGACGTATTACTTGATGGAACATCCCCATACTTTAGTAACCCTAACGTCATTTTCAAAAAAATACGGAGCGGCTAAATCGTCAATTAGTGAGGATTTAACTATTGTGAAACGCACCTTTAGTGAGCGTGGTATCGGTATTTTAGAAACATTACCAGGTGCTGCTGGTGGGGTACGTTTTATTCCGAAAATGAGTGAGGAGCAAGCCTTGGTGATTGTGGAAGAGTTATGTGCGCAATTATCTGAAAGTAATCGTTTATTGCCGGGTGGTTATGTTTATTTATCTGATATGCTAGGTACGCCAGATATCTTAAGGAAAGTGGGCTTAATGATTGCTTCTAAATTTTACGATAAAAAAGTGGATGCGGTTATGACTGTGGCGACGAAAGGTGTGCCGATTGCACAAGCAGTCGCCTACAACTTAAATGTACCGTTTGTCATCGTTCGTCGCGATTCTAAAATAACAGAAGGTTCAACCGTGAGTGTGAATTATGTTTCAGGCTCATCAGAACGTATCGAAAAAATGGAATTATCAAAGCGTAGCCTAAAACGTGGTGCACGCGTCTTGATTGTGGATGATTTCATGAAAGGCGGCGGAACTGTTAACGGAATGAAAGGCTTGATTGAAGAGTTTGAAGCTGAATTAGCTGGGACAGCAGTATTTGCCGAAACACGTCATTCAGGACCACGTGTAGTGGAAGATTATATTTCGTTATTATCAGTTGACCGTGTAAACACGGCCGAACGTACAATCAGTGTGACACCGGGCACCTATTTTGATAATAAAGATTAG
- a CDS encoding metal ABC transporter permease yields MEMFSYPFMRMALMATVLMAIIAPMLGVFLVVRRQSLLADTLSHVSLAGVALGFLVNVNPTLTTFLVVVIAACLLEYLRMIYQTYSEISTAILMSGGLALALIIMSFSDGSSGVKINEYLFGSIVTINESQLFILAVLALILVVAYILFRRPMYVLTFDEDTAHVDGLPVTLMSILFNVLTGIAISVMIPIAGALLISAIMVLPAAIAMRIGKGFQQVIIISVIVGLVGMLSGLVASYQFDTPAGATITMLFIGIFMIVNLVKWSVTKLRQK; encoded by the coding sequence ATGGAGATGTTTTCATATCCGTTCATGAGGATGGCTTTAATGGCTACTGTCTTAATGGCAATTATTGCCCCAATGCTAGGTGTATTTTTAGTCGTACGACGTCAATCGCTGTTAGCTGATACCTTATCTCATGTATCATTAGCAGGTGTCGCACTTGGCTTTTTGGTTAACGTCAATCCGACTTTGACAACGTTCTTAGTCGTGGTTATTGCAGCATGTTTATTAGAATATTTACGTATGATTTATCAAACTTATTCAGAAATCAGTACTGCCATTTTAATGTCTGGTGGTCTGGCTCTTGCGTTAATTATTATGAGCTTTAGTGATGGGAGTTCCGGGGTTAAAATTAATGAGTATTTGTTTGGTTCAATCGTCACAATCAATGAATCGCAATTATTTATTTTAGCGGTGTTAGCGTTGATTTTAGTCGTAGCATATATTTTATTCCGTCGTCCGATGTATGTCTTAACGTTCGATGAAGATACGGCACATGTGGATGGCTTACCAGTAACTCTAATGTCAATTTTATTTAATGTCTTAACGGGAATAGCGATTTCAGTGATGATTCCAATCGCAGGAGCGCTACTTATTTCAGCCATTATGGTATTGCCAGCTGCGATTGCTATGCGAATTGGTAAAGGATTCCAACAAGTTATTATTATTAGTGTAATCGTTGGTTTAGTTGGTATGTTGAGTGGTTTAGTCGCTTCCTATCAATTCGATACGCCAGCTGGTGCTACCATTACGATGTTATTTATCGGTATTTTTATGATTGTTAATTTGGTTAAATGGTCAGTGACAAAACTAAGACAAAAATAG
- a CDS encoding PTS sugar transporter subunit IIC, producing MNNSETLSPKVYLNKVLAGTATGIIVGLIPNAVLAAILKFFGDNVFAVTLTQVAVIFQIGTPLIIGALVAMQFGLNPMQMMVTGGASFVGSGVVKFNPEAGAYIGAGTGDIINTMITAALAVGLILLIGNKFGSVAIVATPIVVGCGAGIIGVWLLPYVTKLTTAIGNVINTFTTLQPILMSILIACSFAFLIISPISTVAIGMAIQLGGVSAGAAAMGVAATTIVLVVNSWKVNKSGVTIAVALGAMKMMMPNLFRTPIILLPCLFTAIISAIPVALFSIAGSPASAGFGLVGLVGPLASLDNGLSIILVVICWLLVPIGASLLGQFLFEKVFKLYDRQEVFGFKG from the coding sequence ATGAATAATAGTGAAACATTAAGTCCAAAAGTATACTTGAACAAAGTATTAGCCGGTACAGCGACAGGGATTATCGTAGGGTTGATTCCCAATGCTGTTCTTGCAGCCATTTTAAAATTTTTCGGAGATAACGTATTTGCGGTGACATTAACACAAGTCGCAGTTATTTTTCAAATCGGTACACCGTTAATTATCGGCGCGTTAGTTGCCATGCAATTTGGGTTAAATCCAATGCAAATGATGGTAACTGGTGGCGCGTCATTTGTGGGTTCAGGTGTGGTGAAGTTTAATCCTGAAGCGGGCGCTTATATTGGCGCAGGTACAGGAGATATTATTAATACAATGATTACAGCCGCTTTAGCTGTAGGGCTGATTTTATTAATCGGTAATAAATTTGGTTCAGTTGCAATTGTTGCAACACCAATTGTTGTCGGTTGTGGTGCAGGGATTATTGGCGTATGGTTGCTTCCGTATGTAACAAAATTGACAACAGCTATTGGTAACGTGATTAATACATTTACAACATTACAACCGATTCTTATGAGTATTCTAATTGCCTGTTCTTTTGCTTTCTTGATTATTTCACCTATTTCAACCGTTGCTATTGGTATGGCGATTCAATTAGGTGGCGTATCAGCCGGTGCCGCAGCGATGGGAGTAGCCGCTACAACAATCGTTTTAGTTGTTAACTCATGGAAAGTAAATAAATCTGGTGTAACAATTGCCGTTGCCTTAGGTGCGATGAAAATGATGATGCCGAACTTATTTAGAACTCCTATTATTTTATTACCATGTTTGTTCACAGCAATTATTTCAGCTATTCCTGTTGCGTTATTCTCAATCGCGGGATCACCTGCTTCAGCTGGCTTTGGACTAGTTGGGTTAGTTGGACCGTTAGCCTCATTAGATAATGGCTTATCAATTATTCTAGTGGTAATTTGTTGGTTACTTGTGCCAATCGGAGCCTCACTGTTAGGTCAATTTTTATTTGAAAAAGTCTTCAAATTATATGACCGTCAAGAAGTCTTTGGATTTAAAGGGTAA
- a CDS encoding glycoside hydrolase family 2 protein, with protein sequence MVKTIDLYTKWGEYVVKTDELPLNDYPRPQLRRDNWQNLNGFWEYAISQSETVPDKFDGQIRVPFSPESLLSGVQRLVTPADTLWYRRKLTVEQQDDKRVLLHFGAVDQICQVWLNGRLVGEHVGGYWPFTFDITNYLQSENELLVKVKDASDNPIYAYGKQKLQHGQIWYTPQSGIWQTVWLEQVPSNYVENLTVTPNFDESSVTLSIETAHAFEQANIVISKDGREVVRATAAHSEITIELPEFDAWTPDTPHLYDVEVTLAEDRVQSYFGMRKFSIGKNAHGQTVPLLNNQPIFHNGLLDQGYWSDGLYTPPSDEAMIWDIEQVKALGFNMLRKHIKVEPLRWYYHCDRLGMLVWQDFVSGGAPEYSRWLIQILPFINIQLKDNKYKWFRRESLASRQQFETEMHQTVATLKNVTSLATWVPFNEGWGQFDSTRIGDMLRDLDPTRLIDYVSGYHDQGEGDFKSPHIYYKKYRLKPDKHERIQILSEFGGYSLPTEHHMGTDKLFGYKMYQTPAEFSAAYEKLFVEEIYPAIEQGLSGTVYTQVSDVEEEINGLFTYDRRVIKIDQALVRRVNQEIYRRFATQQSK encoded by the coding sequence ATGGTCAAAACGATTGATTTATATACAAAGTGGGGAGAATACGTTGTGAAAACGGATGAGTTACCATTAAATGACTATCCTCGTCCGCAATTAAGGCGTGATAATTGGCAAAATTTAAACGGCTTTTGGGAGTACGCTATTTCTCAGAGTGAAACCGTTCCTGATAAATTTGACGGACAAATTCGCGTACCGTTTTCACCTGAGAGTTTGTTGTCGGGTGTGCAACGTTTAGTGACGCCAGCAGATACATTGTGGTATCGTCGAAAGTTGACAGTTGAGCAGCAAGACGATAAGCGTGTCTTGTTACATTTCGGTGCGGTCGATCAAATATGTCAAGTGTGGCTAAATGGGCGACTAGTTGGTGAGCATGTCGGGGGCTACTGGCCGTTTACGTTTGACATCACTAATTATTTACAATCGGAAAATGAACTGTTGGTCAAAGTCAAAGACGCAAGTGATAATCCGATTTATGCGTACGGCAAGCAAAAACTACAGCACGGTCAAATTTGGTACACCCCTCAAAGTGGCATTTGGCAGACGGTCTGGTTAGAACAAGTGCCAAGTAACTATGTAGAAAATTTAACTGTCACGCCTAATTTTGACGAAAGTAGTGTGACGTTATCGATTGAAACAGCACATGCCTTTGAGCAAGCCAATATCGTGATTAGTAAAGATGGGCGTGAAGTAGTGCGAGCAACTGCGGCTCATTCTGAGATTACAATTGAGTTGCCAGAATTTGACGCATGGACGCCTGATACGCCGCATTTATATGACGTTGAGGTGACGTTAGCTGAAGACCGCGTTCAAAGTTATTTTGGCATGCGCAAATTTTCGATTGGCAAAAATGCACACGGTCAGACGGTGCCATTATTAAATAATCAGCCGATTTTTCACAATGGCTTGTTAGACCAAGGTTATTGGAGTGATGGTTTATATACGCCACCGAGTGATGAGGCGATGATATGGGATATTGAGCAAGTGAAGGCACTAGGTTTTAATATGTTACGTAAGCATATTAAGGTCGAGCCGCTTCGTTGGTATTATCACTGCGACCGTTTAGGGATGTTGGTGTGGCAGGACTTTGTCAGTGGCGGTGCACCAGAATATAGTCGTTGGTTAATTCAAATTTTACCGTTCATCAATATTCAACTGAAAGACAATAAGTACAAATGGTTCCGTCGCGAGTCGCTTGCGAGTCGTCAACAGTTTGAAACAGAGATGCATCAAACGGTGGCTACTCTGAAAAATGTTACGAGTCTAGCGACTTGGGTACCGTTTAATGAAGGGTGGGGCCAATTTGATAGTACGCGCATAGGTGATATGTTGCGAGATCTCGATCCAACGCGCTTAATTGACTATGTCAGTGGTTATCATGACCAAGGAGAAGGTGACTTCAAGAGTCCGCATATTTATTACAAAAAGTATCGCTTGAAGCCTGATAAACATGAGCGGATTCAAATTTTGAGCGAGTTTGGAGGCTATAGTTTACCGACTGAGCATCACATGGGAACGGACAAATTATTTGGTTACAAAATGTACCAAACACCCGCTGAATTTTCAGCTGCTTATGAAAAATTGTTCGTTGAAGAAATCTATCCCGCGATTGAACAAGGTTTATCTGGAACAGTTTACACGCAAGTTAGTGATGTTGAAGAAGAGATTAACGGTTTGTTTACGTATGATCGTCGCGTGATTAAAATTGACCAAGCATTAGTTAGACGGGTGAATCAAGAAATTTATCGTCGATTTGCGACGCAACAGTCAAAATAG
- the rny gene encoding ribonuclease Y, giving the protein MNSLIIIIVLGIIALIVGLLIGSIIAKANHQKAIQNASVTAESILEDAKRQAETLKKETLIEAKEENQKYRLEIESELKQSRNEVKEQENRLLQREANIDRKDQALVQRENSLTEKEQRLDSKIQLIGEREQEVQELINQKALELEKVASLSRNEAKEIIMTQTQEELEHELAVMVKDNERKVKEDSDRIAKNMLSLAMQRCAADQVSESTVSVVTLPNDEMKGRIIGREGRNIRTLETLTGIDLIIDDTPEAVVLSGFDPIRREIARMALEKLIQDGRIHPARIEEMVDKARKEMDERIREYGENAAFEVGIHTLHPDLIKIMGRMRFRTSYGQNVLNHSIEVAKLTGVLAGELGEDVEMAKRAGFLHDIGKAIDREVEGSHVEVGVELAKKYKEPEIVVNAIASHHGDTEATSVIAVLVAAADALSAARPGARSESLENYIKRLERLEGIANEFEGVDYSFAVQAGREVRIMVKPDQISDDQATLLVRDIRKRIEDELEYPGHIKVTVVRETRAVDYAK; this is encoded by the coding sequence ATGAATTCACTAATTATTATCATTGTTCTCGGTATCATCGCGTTAATTGTCGGTCTACTTATCGGTTCAATTATTGCAAAAGCGAATCATCAAAAAGCAATACAAAATGCCAGTGTGACAGCCGAAAGCATTTTAGAAGATGCTAAGCGTCAAGCTGAAACTTTGAAGAAAGAAACGTTAATCGAGGCTAAAGAAGAGAATCAGAAGTATCGTTTAGAAATTGAAAGTGAGTTGAAACAAAGCCGCAACGAAGTTAAAGAACAAGAAAACCGTTTGTTACAGCGTGAAGCTAATATTGATCGCAAAGATCAAGCTTTAGTGCAACGCGAAAATTCACTAACAGAAAAAGAACAGAGACTAGATTCGAAAATACAATTGATAGGTGAACGAGAGCAAGAAGTTCAAGAGTTGATTAATCAGAAAGCCTTAGAGCTTGAAAAAGTTGCTTCATTAAGTCGCAACGAAGCAAAAGAAATTATTATGACGCAAACTCAAGAAGAATTAGAACATGAGTTAGCAGTTATGGTGAAAGACAATGAGCGAAAGGTGAAAGAAGATTCTGATCGAATTGCGAAGAACATGTTATCTTTAGCAATGCAACGATGTGCTGCAGATCAAGTGTCTGAATCAACTGTCTCAGTTGTCACATTACCAAATGACGAAATGAAGGGTCGTATTATCGGTCGTGAAGGTCGTAATATCCGTACGTTAGAAACGTTAACAGGTATTGATTTAATTATTGATGATACACCAGAAGCAGTCGTGTTATCAGGATTTGATCCAATTCGTCGTGAGATTGCCCGTATGGCACTTGAAAAATTAATTCAAGATGGTCGAATTCATCCAGCAAGAATCGAAGAAATGGTCGATAAAGCGCGCAAAGAAATGGATGAGCGTATTCGTGAATACGGTGAAAATGCTGCGTTTGAAGTAGGGATTCATACGTTACATCCAGACCTAATTAAAATTATGGGACGCATGCGTTTTAGAACCAGCTATGGTCAAAATGTCTTAAACCATTCAATTGAAGTGGCGAAGTTAACGGGCGTTTTAGCTGGTGAACTGGGAGAAGACGTTGAAATGGCTAAACGTGCTGGTTTCTTACATGATATTGGTAAAGCAATCGACCGTGAAGTCGAAGGGTCTCACGTTGAAGTGGGTGTTGAGCTTGCTAAGAAATACAAAGAACCTGAAATTGTTGTGAATGCTATTGCCTCACATCATGGTGATACAGAAGCGACATCAGTGATTGCTGTATTGGTTGCAGCAGCAGACGCTTTATCAGCCGCTCGTCCTGGAGCGCGTAGTGAGTCATTAGAAAACTACATTAAACGTTTAGAACGTTTAGAAGGTATCGCGAATGAATTTGAAGGGGTTGACTATAGCTTTGCTGTTCAAGCAGGACGCGAAGTTCGTATTATGGTTAAACCAGACCAAATTTCAGACGATCAAGCGACATTATTAGTTCGCGACATTCGCAAACGTATTGAAGATGAATTAGAATATCCAGGACATATCAAAGTAACCGTTGTTCGTGAGACACGAGCAGTTGATTATGCTAAGTAA
- the recA gene encoding recombinase RecA translates to MADDRKVALDAALKKIEKNFGKGSIMKLGEKVDTQISTVSSGSIALDVALGVGGYPRGRIIEVYGPESSGKTTVALHAIAEVQKQGGTAAFIDAEHALDPAYAAKLGVNIDELLLSQPDTGEQGLEIAEALVTSGAIDIIIIDSVAALVPRAEIDGEMGDSHMGLQARLMSQALRKLSGTINKTKTIAIFINQIREKIGVMFGNPETTPGGRALKFYSTIRLEVRRAEQIKNGTDIIGNRTRIKVVKNKVAPPFKQIEVDIMYGQGISMVGELLDMAADIDIVDKSGAWYSYKEERMGQGRENAKQFLIDNPEIMSEIYNAVRTAFGIGSSTVAATEEVEDGLDLDLED, encoded by the coding sequence TTGGCAGATGATCGTAAAGTCGCCTTAGATGCGGCGTTAAAGAAGATAGAGAAAAACTTTGGTAAAGGTTCTATTATGAAGCTAGGTGAAAAAGTTGATACGCAAATTTCAACTGTTTCAAGTGGTTCTATTGCGTTAGACGTTGCATTAGGTGTAGGTGGCTACCCTCGTGGACGTATTATTGAAGTGTATGGCCCAGAAAGTTCTGGTAAAACAACGGTTGCCTTACATGCGATTGCAGAAGTGCAAAAACAAGGTGGAACAGCAGCCTTTATCGATGCTGAGCATGCCTTAGATCCTGCTTACGCGGCTAAATTAGGTGTAAATATTGATGAATTATTACTTTCTCAACCAGATACTGGTGAGCAAGGTTTAGAAATTGCGGAAGCGTTAGTAACAAGTGGTGCAATTGATATTATCATCATTGACTCGGTAGCGGCGTTGGTACCACGTGCTGAGATTGATGGTGAAATGGGTGACTCACACATGGGTCTACAAGCGCGTTTAATGTCACAAGCCTTACGTAAATTATCAGGTACTATTAATAAAACCAAAACAATTGCCATTTTTATTAACCAAATTCGTGAGAAAATTGGGGTAATGTTTGGTAATCCTGAAACAACACCAGGTGGACGTGCCTTGAAATTCTATTCAACTATTCGTTTAGAAGTGCGTCGTGCTGAACAAATCAAAAACGGGACTGATATTATCGGTAACCGCACACGTATTAAAGTGGTGAAAAATAAAGTAGCACCACCTTTCAAACAAATTGAAGTGGACATTATGTATGGTCAAGGGATTTCAATGGTCGGTGAATTATTAGATATGGCTGCGGACATTGACATTGTTGATAAGAGCGGGGCTTGGTACTCATACAAAGAAGAACGTATGGGGCAAGGACGCGAAAACGCTAAACAATTCTTAATCGATAATCCTGAAATTATGTCGGAAATCTATAACGCAGTTCGTACAGCTTTTGGAATCGGTAGCAGCACGGTAGCGGCAACTGAAGAAGTAGAAGATGGTTTAGATTTAGACTTAGAAGATTAA
- a CDS encoding metal ABC transporter ATP-binding protein — translation MRYITVKDLTFYYGKEPVLENVSYHVDSGEFVILTGENGAAKSTLLKNTLGLLKPSSGEIEISKVNLEGQPISIGYIPQQIASYNAGFPSTVLELVQSGRFQRGRWFKRLTKKDHEHVERALMAVNMWEMRHKKVGELSGGQKQRISLARVFATDPDLFILDEPTTGMDETSRGDFYELLRHNAHVHNKGILMITHDHEDIKQYADRHIRLIRKEDSRWRCFHIRS, via the coding sequence ATGCGATATATAACAGTTAAAGATTTAACTTTTTACTATGGTAAAGAACCCGTTCTTGAAAATGTTTCTTACCATGTCGATTCAGGCGAATTTGTTATTTTGACCGGTGAAAATGGGGCAGCGAAGTCGACGCTTTTAAAAAATACTTTAGGTCTATTAAAACCTTCTTCAGGCGAAATTGAAATTTCAAAAGTCAACCTAGAAGGTCAGCCGATTAGTATTGGCTATATTCCACAACAAATTGCTTCTTATAATGCGGGATTTCCAAGTACAGTTTTAGAACTAGTACAATCAGGTCGTTTTCAACGTGGACGTTGGTTCAAGCGGTTAACAAAAAAAGATCACGAACATGTTGAACGTGCCTTAATGGCGGTTAACATGTGGGAGATGCGCCATAAAAAAGTAGGCGAATTATCTGGTGGTCAAAAACAGCGTATCTCGTTGGCGCGTGTCTTTGCCACAGACCCTGATTTATTTATCTTGGATGAGCCTACAACAGGTATGGACGAAACGTCACGTGGCGATTTTTATGAGCTATTGCGTCATAATGCTCACGTGCATAATAAAGGTATATTGATGATAACTCATGATCATGAAGATATCAAGCAGTATGCTGACCGTCATATCCGACTAATTAGAAAGGAGGATTCACGATGGAGATGTTTTCATATCCGTTCATGA